From Streptomyces yatensis, one genomic window encodes:
- a CDS encoding MaoC family dehydratase — MTVRTGDELPPLRIPITRTLIVAGALASRDYQDVHHDAEAAKEKGSPDIFMNILTTNGLVGRYITDHFGPRARLRMVAIRLGAPNYPGDEMVLTGQVTAVAEGTAEVAVTGRNGIGHHVTGKVTVQLPTDAPGTGDARKRTTGTATTTGTATTTDTPTTPDTPR, encoded by the coding sequence ATGACGGTGCGTACGGGCGATGAGCTGCCCCCGCTGCGTATCCCGATCACCCGGACCCTGATCGTCGCCGGCGCCCTCGCGTCCCGGGACTACCAGGATGTGCACCACGACGCCGAGGCGGCCAAGGAGAAGGGCTCTCCGGACATCTTCATGAACATCCTCACCACGAACGGGCTGGTCGGCCGGTACATCACCGATCACTTCGGGCCGCGGGCCCGCCTCCGTATGGTCGCCATCCGGCTCGGGGCGCCCAACTACCCCGGCGATGAGATGGTGTTGACCGGCCAGGTCACCGCGGTCGCGGAGGGTACGGCGGAGGTCGCCGTCACCGGCAGGAACGGCATCGGCCACCATGTGACCGGCAAGGTCACGGTGCAGCTCCCCACCGACGCCCCGGGAACCGGTGACGCCCGTAAGAGGACCACCGGCACCGCCACGACCACCGGCACCGCCACGACCACCGACACCCCCACCACCCCGGACACCCCCCGATGA